A single window of Salmo salar chromosome ssa21, Ssal_v3.1, whole genome shotgun sequence DNA harbors:
- the renr gene encoding Renin receptor precursor, with product MSLENRRRMEALFTVALIFCSAFTSGVQGDSLTILQAPEYVSFQKGDWPISGEKIPDMVALTMGFSVQEDLSWPGLRAGPLFQRPRANVLVVVRGVDSLALPQSVASYPLENPVPFTLDSVAETVHTLFAEDTPVVLQLAPSEERLYMLGKANAVFEDLPVTLQQIRARLSQDGSVLTSLPLNSLSRNAEADLLFLSEVQVLHDITALLQRHRHLAKDHSPDLYSLELSGLEELGRRYGQDSSQYQDATAILANVLQKFGEDLFGLYGDSAVVEVVTVKNFEAPLTRKSRSILESKQISNPGSPYNLAYKYNFEYAVIFNIVLWLMIILALAVIVISYNLWNMDPGYDSIIYRMTNQKIRLD from the exons ATGTCGCTGGAAAATCGCAGAAGGATGGAGGCTTTATTCACCGTAGCGCTTATCTTCTGCTCAGCTTTTACGTCAG GTGTTCAGGGGGACAGCCTCACCATATTGCAGGCCCCTGAGTATGTGTCATTCCAAAAGGGAGACTGGCCGATATCAGGGGAAAAGATTCCAGATATGGTGGCTCTGACTATGGGCTTCTCCGTccaggag gatCTCTCCTGGCCAGGCCTCCGGGCAGGTCCTTTGTTCCAGCGTCCCAGGGCCAACGTGCTGGTGGTGGTGAGGGGGGTGGACAGCTTGGCCCTGCCCCAGAGTGTGGCCTCTTACCCCCTGGAGAAT CCGGTGCCCTTCACCCTGGACAGTGTGGCTGAGACGGTTCACACTCTCTTTGCTGAGGACACTCCTGTGGTGCTCCAGCTGGCCCCTAGCGAGGAG AGGCTATACATGCTGGGAAAGGCCAACGCTGTGTTTGAGGACCTGCCTGTGACCCTGCAGCAGATTCGTGCTCGTCTCTCCCAGGATGGCTCTGTGCTCACCTCCCTGCCACTCAACTCCCTCAGCCGCAATGCTGAG GCTGATCTGCTCTTCCTGTCTGAGGTCCAGGTTCTACATGACATCACTGCCCTG CTGCAGAGACACAGGCACCTGGCCAAGGACCACTCCCCTGACCTATACTCCCTGGAGCTGTCTGGCCTGGAGGAGCTGGGTCGTCGCTACGGACAGGACTCCTCTCAGTACCAAGACGCCACTGCCATTCTGGCCAATGTCCTACAGAAG TTTGGTGAGGACTTGTTTGGTCTTTATGGTGACAGCGCGGTGGTGGAGGTTGTCACAGTGAAGAACTTTGAGGCGCCACTTACCAGGAAATCTCGCTCAATCCTGGAGTCCAAACAAATT AGTAACCCTGGCAGTCCCTATAACCTGGCCTATAAGTATAACTTTGAGTATGCCGTGATCTTCAACATCGTGCTGTGGCTGATGATCATTCTTGCCCTGGCTGTTATCGTCATCTCATACAACCTGTGGAACATGGACCCAGGATATGACAGCATCATCTACAGGATGACCAATCAGAAGATCAGGTTGGACTAA